One Leptospira johnsonii genomic region harbors:
- a CDS encoding spinster family MFS transporter encodes MESNSNQAKHAWRILILLFLANLLNFFDRTIPAIIIEPIRHEWDLSDLQLGIVGSAFTVIYAIAGLPLGRLADSWSRKKIIGWGLAIWSAFTALNGYAWNYLSFVSVRMGVGIGEASYAPAANSLIGDLFPSHKRARAVGIFMLGLPLGLVLAFFTVGAMVKAFGSWRAPFFIAALPGILLSIFFFFIREPERGAAESIQVSQSTPTQPIKKVLRIRTMWWIILSGLTFNFAVYAVNSFLVSLLQRYYHFTLVKAAITTGFIVGVTGLVGLTLGGWIADKIHQRSERGRLLFGAFNLFVSGILILLALFQSEELVLFFSLLLGLGWLLSYNYYTCVYPAIQDVIEPRLRATAMAIYFAAMYLLGGAAGPAVVGWFSDYLTRSAMIRSGASEMTEQFKAIGLHDSLFLIPITVLLTSLFVFLASKSFAKDASEMKRSLEGKA; translated from the coding sequence ATGGAATCGAACTCAAATCAAGCCAAACATGCATGGAGAATACTAATCCTTCTATTCTTGGCTAACCTTCTAAACTTCTTTGATAGAACTATTCCCGCAATCATCATTGAACCTATACGACATGAATGGGATCTGAGCGATCTACAATTAGGTATAGTCGGTTCCGCGTTCACTGTTATATATGCAATCGCAGGTTTACCTTTGGGAAGACTTGCAGATTCTTGGAGCCGCAAAAAGATCATAGGTTGGGGACTCGCAATTTGGAGTGCATTCACAGCCCTAAACGGATATGCATGGAATTATTTATCTTTCGTTTCTGTTCGTATGGGTGTGGGAATTGGAGAAGCAAGTTACGCTCCTGCAGCAAACTCTCTCATAGGAGATCTATTTCCTTCTCATAAAAGAGCAAGAGCAGTCGGTATTTTTATGTTGGGCCTTCCCTTAGGACTAGTCCTCGCATTCTTCACAGTAGGAGCCATGGTAAAAGCATTCGGTTCTTGGAGGGCTCCGTTCTTTATAGCAGCGTTGCCTGGCATCCTTCTTTCCATTTTCTTCTTTTTTATCAGAGAGCCGGAAAGAGGAGCCGCAGAATCCATCCAAGTATCTCAATCTACACCGACACAGCCTATTAAAAAAGTATTAAGGATCCGTACTATGTGGTGGATCATTCTTTCCGGGCTTACATTCAATTTCGCTGTTTATGCTGTGAATAGTTTCCTCGTTTCTTTATTACAAAGATATTATCATTTCACTTTGGTAAAAGCGGCAATCACTACCGGATTTATAGTAGGCGTTACCGGTTTAGTGGGTTTAACTCTGGGGGGTTGGATCGCAGATAAGATCCACCAAAGATCGGAAAGAGGACGACTACTTTTCGGAGCATTCAATTTATTTGTGTCGGGAATTCTGATCCTGCTCGCATTATTTCAATCTGAGGAACTAGTCCTGTTCTTCTCCCTTTTGCTCGGTTTAGGATGGCTGCTTTCTTATAACTATTATACCTGCGTTTATCCTGCGATCCAGGACGTGATCGAACCAAGACTCAGAGCCACCGCGATGGCAATCTACTTCGCCGCCATGTATTTGTTAGGTGGAGCGGCCGGTCCTGCAGTTGTGGGTTGGTTCTCCGATTATTTGACCCGTTCTGCAATGATCCGTTCAGGCGCTTCCGAAATGACTGAACAATTTAAGGCAATTGGTCTTCATGATTCTCTTTTCCTGATCCCGATAACCGTATTACTGACTTCCCTATTCGTATTTCTGGCCTCCAAAAGTTTCGCCAAGGATGCGTCCGAAATGAAGAGAAGTCTAGAAGGGAAAGCATGA
- a CDS encoding energy transducer TonB, with translation MKQVVSPPTSSKKRSGLRRFVDRYRMETFLGASAILQIAALLFWYTPPNTYDHLDKLIDEVAFVENLVIQDPNVGEAPDDGEFEVTDTLKKKEDSRIAGAQDAIVSGATAPVDLSPNVQPEYTKDAQSAGVGGTLTLEVIIADSGEVLRVRNIGKTLGYGLEESAIQAFYKKRYSPSMLEGKAITVKVYVPVRFSLY, from the coding sequence ATGAAGCAAGTTGTTTCTCCTCCTACTTCTTCCAAAAAACGTTCCGGTCTTCGCAGGTTTGTTGATCGTTACAGAATGGAAACCTTCTTAGGTGCTTCCGCTATTCTTCAGATCGCGGCACTTCTTTTCTGGTACACTCCTCCTAATACTTACGATCATTTGGACAAGCTGATCGACGAAGTCGCTTTCGTGGAGAATCTTGTGATCCAGGATCCGAATGTAGGGGAAGCTCCTGACGACGGAGAATTCGAGGTTACGGATACTCTCAAGAAAAAAGAGGATTCCAGGATCGCAGGCGCTCAAGACGCAATCGTTTCCGGTGCTACCGCTCCGGTGGATCTTTCTCCTAACGTTCAACCGGAATATACCAAAGATGCTCAGTCTGCAGGCGTTGGCGGAACTCTTACCTTAGAAGTGATCATCGCCGACTCCGGAGAAGTTTTAAGAGTACGTAATATTGGTAAAACTTTAGGATACGGATTAGAAGAATCTGCAATCCAAGCATTTTACAAAAAACGTTACTCTCCTTCTATGTTAGAAGGAAAAGCGATCACCGTGAAGGTTTACGTTCCGGTTCGTTTCTCTCTCTATTGA
- a CDS encoding ExbD/TolR family protein: MALKKKKAPPSIPVSSMADIAFLLLVFFMVTSVLDTDPDLPIALPDVPGGEQLNKKIANLYLSADKEKSIYFNQVRMPLNEAINNVRAKLATTPDLKVLIHADKELDYADLDNVFELLKEAGALKVSLVTKTTQGGGLK; this comes from the coding sequence ATGGCACTTAAAAAGAAAAAAGCTCCACCTTCTATTCCGGTCAGCTCCATGGCCGATATCGCCTTTCTTCTTTTGGTATTCTTTATGGTGACTTCGGTCCTGGATACGGATCCCGATCTTCCCATCGCTCTTCCGGATGTTCCGGGCGGAGAGCAGCTTAATAAGAAAATCGCGAATTTATATTTAAGCGCAGATAAGGAGAAGTCGATTTACTTTAACCAAGTAAGGATGCCTTTGAACGAAGCGATCAATAACGTTCGTGCAAAACTTGCGACCACTCCGGATCTTAAAGTCCTCATTCATGCGGACAAAGAACTGGATTATGCGGACCTCGACAACGTGTTCGAACTTTTGAAAGAAGCCGGGGCATTAAAAGTTTCTCTGGTTACTAAAACTACCCAAGGAGGAGGTTTGAAATGA
- a CDS encoding ExbD/TolR family protein produces MIQLKKKRGLEEISASSMSDIAFLLLVFFMVTAVFFVKEGLNIQLPRKNSNPTLVLRENIYEILVAGETIKMRNKVLGTRDYKDLAEFRKDLNDLEIPNLEEKVALIKTTGETKYGNMLDALSAVQLRGFKQVSVKRLK; encoded by the coding sequence ATGATTCAGCTTAAGAAAAAAAGAGGTTTGGAAGAAATTTCGGCCTCTTCTATGTCGGATATCGCGTTTCTTCTTCTCGTATTCTTTATGGTAACTGCGGTGTTTTTTGTGAAAGAGGGTTTAAATATCCAACTTCCCCGCAAAAACTCCAACCCTACCTTAGTTTTACGCGAGAATATCTACGAGATATTGGTGGCTGGCGAAACGATCAAGATGAGGAATAAAGTCCTCGGAACTCGTGATTACAAGGATCTGGCAGAATTCAGAAAAGATCTGAACGATCTGGAGATCCCCAACCTCGAGGAAAAAGTCGCTCTGATCAAAACGACCGGCGAAACGAAGTACGGAAATATGTTAGATGCTCTTTCTGCTGTGCAGCTAAGAGGTTTTAAACAAGTCTCCGTAAAAAGATTAAAATAA
- a CDS encoding MotA/TolQ/ExbB proton channel family protein codes for MHNRYTNLSLRQWIAIALVGGFVLTATLPTFSQDAAPTDANKTEQTTAPAEQPAPAPAEKSGTWGFVDLFNKGGWTMYPLALSSIIALAIIFERIYFLTTSKLLPKGFNIDLGEKVDEKGFDGAKEFIDANPSYKISDILKNGIDVSAGNAEIFAKGIEREAAEVIVVLERGLVILAAVSTIAPLIGFLGTVSGMINAFDAIANADQVNAKVVAGGIKEALITTAAGLIIAIPAMTFHQYLTSRIDGFTSEVEEAANRIYKEFLKRNARA; via the coding sequence ATGCATAATCGATATACTAATCTCTCTCTACGCCAATGGATCGCCATTGCACTTGTAGGAGGATTCGTTCTAACTGCAACTTTACCTACTTTTTCTCAAGACGCTGCGCCAACCGACGCAAATAAAACCGAACAAACCACTGCACCCGCAGAACAACCTGCTCCAGCTCCGGCTGAAAAAAGTGGGACCTGGGGATTTGTAGACTTGTTCAATAAGGGTGGATGGACTATGTATCCATTGGCTCTTTCTTCCATCATCGCACTTGCGATCATTTTCGAAAGGATCTACTTCCTCACTACTTCCAAACTTCTTCCTAAAGGATTTAATATCGATTTAGGAGAGAAGGTAGATGAAAAAGGTTTTGATGGAGCGAAAGAATTCATTGATGCAAATCCTTCTTATAAGATTTCAGATATCTTGAAAAACGGTATCGATGTTTCCGCGGGTAACGCTGAAATTTTCGCGAAAGGGATCGAGAGAGAAGCTGCAGAAGTGATCGTGGTTCTCGAAAGAGGTCTTGTGATCTTAGCGGCTGTTTCGACTATCGCTCCTTTGATCGGGTTCTTGGGAACTGTTTCCGGGATGATCAACGCATTCGATGCGATCGCTAACGCAGACCAAGTAAACGCAAAAGTGGTAGCGGGCGGTATTAAAGAAGCTCTTATCACAACCGCGGCTGGTTTGATTATTGCAATTCCTGCAATGACTTTCCACCAATACCTGACTTCTAGGATCGACGGATTTACTTCCGAAGTGGAAGAAGCTGCAAACAGAATTTATAAAGAATTCCTGAAACGTAACGCAAGAGCTTAA
- a CDS encoding glycosyl hydrolase family 5, with the protein MKILFMLVLVCFTSCDNAGSKNTNSSFLSLLNISDSTSQADGYSANAATVDSTIVSHSLDYIGSESDRKILLGTKTYSGNTDRIFVDGLGREAYFRGFNLAGNTKLLSDGFKPFRNATDAENALSLLGKSAGSNMVRYLIAWEGVHTSVDTINYAYLDTVILQLKAAAARRMYILLDYHQDLFSRHLFNKDSWYTGNGAPSWVLPSGSYPQESCGICFTWGQNLFSNEAVRRGFRNFWNNAPFSVSNGTRNLQTEYLWQMGKTLTYIKNNLSSQEFDYVLGLDPFNEPMDGGMEGLTPAQWDNQKLWPFYAKVRQTLNQNGWENKWVYAEPMVFWNTNFGGIATGGGYLTSKPGSGFVFNSHFYDAGRMSLDLTGIDNGTYFKALDEIRKEARFLDIPVFLSEFGMKLKGVGAQDTARMISGIYQAMEISDSQQSTKTRFADFYNPAVSGTEWHWDYYYDNHKEYMNGNTSKLLTAKDAWNDEDFSVIGNYGTKPNMDYHVLQRGYPRKIQGSLMSFYYNTIGYDTWNNVFQWGAIRTTDTGTSYFGDRRFIVVIWAGKRSNAPTEIYLPPHFSGSDIVLITDKTIYNKEIPTSPQNTSNEAVLIPDPSRVSGSGNILTVWDDLDADEDSENSVHFLVAVDAAGASYSDSLLSSIQADLKTRVIIQKKSPIYLIGKMTYGGYPSK; encoded by the coding sequence ATGAAAATCTTATTCATGTTGGTACTTGTATGTTTCACTTCTTGTGATAATGCAGGTTCAAAAAATACCAACAGCTCCTTTCTCTCTTTGTTAAACATATCCGACTCAACAAGCCAGGCAGACGGATACTCGGCAAACGCAGCAACAGTAGACTCTACAATTGTCTCTCACTCTCTGGACTATATAGGCTCAGAGTCTGATCGAAAAATTCTATTAGGAACGAAGACTTATTCAGGAAACACGGATAGGATCTTTGTGGATGGTTTAGGAAGAGAGGCTTATTTCAGAGGATTCAATCTGGCCGGAAATACAAAACTTCTCTCCGACGGTTTCAAACCATTTAGAAACGCAACAGATGCGGAAAACGCTCTCTCTCTTTTAGGCAAATCCGCTGGTTCCAATATGGTTCGTTATTTAATAGCTTGGGAAGGAGTTCATACTTCTGTTGATACGATCAATTACGCTTATTTAGATACTGTCATTCTCCAGCTTAAAGCAGCTGCTGCGCGTAGAATGTATATATTATTGGATTATCATCAGGACCTATTCTCTAGACATTTATTTAATAAAGATTCTTGGTATACCGGGAATGGAGCTCCTTCTTGGGTACTTCCTAGCGGTTCTTACCCTCAGGAATCTTGCGGTATTTGTTTTACTTGGGGGCAAAACCTTTTCTCTAACGAAGCGGTCCGCAGAGGATTCCGAAATTTTTGGAATAACGCTCCCTTCTCCGTTTCTAACGGAACGAGAAATCTACAAACCGAATATCTTTGGCAGATGGGAAAGACTTTAACCTATATTAAAAATAACTTATCTAGTCAGGAATTCGATTATGTTTTGGGACTGGATCCGTTCAACGAGCCCATGGATGGAGGAATGGAAGGTCTTACTCCTGCCCAATGGGATAACCAGAAGCTTTGGCCTTTTTATGCGAAAGTAAGACAAACTCTCAATCAAAACGGCTGGGAAAACAAATGGGTTTATGCGGAACCTATGGTATTTTGGAATACCAACTTCGGAGGTATCGCTACAGGCGGAGGTTATTTAACTTCTAAACCTGGTTCTGGATTCGTTTTCAATTCTCATTTTTATGACGCAGGCAGAATGAGCCTAGATTTAACAGGAATTGATAATGGAACTTATTTCAAAGCATTAGATGAGATCAGAAAAGAAGCTAGATTCTTGGATATTCCAGTATTCTTAAGTGAATTCGGAATGAAACTGAAAGGAGTCGGAGCCCAAGACACTGCTCGTATGATCAGCGGGATCTACCAAGCGATGGAAATCTCGGACTCTCAACAATCAACTAAGACAAGGTTTGCGGACTTCTATAATCCTGCAGTATCCGGAACAGAATGGCATTGGGATTATTATTATGATAATCATAAAGAATACATGAATGGAAATACTTCCAAACTTCTGACCGCTAAGGATGCTTGGAACGACGAGGACTTCTCCGTAATCGGAAATTATGGAACCAAACCCAATATGGATTATCATGTCCTCCAAAGAGGATATCCTAGGAAAATCCAAGGCTCTCTTATGAGTTTCTATTATAACACGATTGGATATGATACTTGGAATAACGTGTTTCAATGGGGCGCAATTAGAACGACAGATACCGGGACAAGTTACTTCGGAGATAGAAGGTTTATCGTAGTGATCTGGGCAGGCAAACGTTCTAACGCACCTACGGAAATATATCTTCCTCCTCATTTTTCCGGTTCCGATATAGTTTTGATTACAGATAAAACTATTTATAATAAAGAAATTCCTACAAGTCCCCAAAATACATCCAACGAAGCCGTTTTAATTCCTGATCCGAGTAGAGTCAGCGGTTCAGGAAATATTTTAACGGTTTGGGATGATTTGGATGCTGACGAAGATTCCGAAAATTCGGTCCACTTCTTAGTAGCTGTAGATGCGGCTGGAGCAAGTTACTCTGATAGCCTACTTTCTTCCATCCAAGCAGATTTGAAAACAAGAGTTATAATCCAAAAGAAAAGCCCGATCTATCTCATTGGAAAAATGACATACGGCGGCTATCCTTCTAAATAA
- a CDS encoding TonB-dependent receptor domain-containing protein — MKIKLFAIALLVFTFSEDVFAQAAGKVRGKIVDGDNGEPVFGATIVVRAVKKFAKTDFDGAYDLELPLGTHDIEFQMIGFSPQKRTVTVTPGKAQVVNITFGLQTLETVDVKGRALNDAEAALLALQKKSSSVSDGISKEAIKKSPDSSAGEVVRRVTGITLVGGKFVFVRGLGERYSNTELNDTLVPSTEPDKRVVALDIFPSGVLKNVRIIKTFIPELPAEFSGGLVKIETQEYPEEKLFSVSVGAGGNYNTTGHKFLNMNQGNMLGGVNDNQKNPLANVPNALPVVPGSIFGGINPQVVQASSAEFNQKWTPDSGPAPFDRNFSINYGDTFKVGATSRIGVLVGSTYNRNFRFRQEESNRYLGVAAVPLSTAGSTLNKLQDQKADLYTEERNWGNNMNLAYEITKGQQVFIKSLYTQQGEGVVRDANGNDYINLAHFKALTTQYTSSLIQHHTLGGDHALNWFGDRAHKFDWRVNYAQADRDQPNLQQQVWRQGIGNPNPYDLTRLGDSNDGSRFFSNTRDTSRTLKLNYEIPFDQWSGLKALLKLGTYSMSREKDFTFFWYGQKPNTAIGLERYPIPGEIYSNPLTFLDNTNQFSQQLPGQSNAYAASQKLQAYYSQVDLPILPKLKVLFGMRYEDSYQKVKTYYTGNTTSFLNLDYGCDVSNDTVRVALIRNNICDQFNNGVGELRTKDRLPSFNLNWEVAKDQIVRAAVTQTLTRPDLRELSPFGFTPYYGANTVFGNSSLQRSYIHNYDLRYEYYLNPTDYVGVGAFFKQISDPIEMIGQPVAGGISQKFTFANAQQATIRGVEFDFRKELTSWLRFETNMFFIKSRVDVLSWEQYIAVQSGLVDTFSRVAAYNPTNLSRPLQGQSPFVFNLRFDFFLNEKKTQAIGVYYNYFADRLYAVGANYLPDAYERAVGLTDVVYTAKRGDHLEFKVSAQNIFDTRYRVYQKNELTGEKDLFLSYRTGVSYSFQATYKL, encoded by the coding sequence ATGAAAATAAAACTTTTTGCAATCGCTTTACTGGTCTTCACTTTTTCGGAAGATGTGTTCGCACAGGCAGCTGGAAAAGTACGGGGAAAAATCGTAGATGGAGACAATGGAGAACCGGTTTTCGGTGCCACCATCGTAGTTCGCGCAGTCAAAAAATTCGCTAAAACCGATTTTGACGGTGCTTATGACCTGGAACTTCCCTTAGGAACTCACGATATAGAATTCCAAATGATAGGCTTTTCTCCCCAAAAGAGAACCGTTACTGTCACTCCTGGAAAAGCACAAGTGGTTAATATCACCTTCGGTCTCCAAACTCTGGAAACTGTGGATGTTAAAGGTCGGGCTCTCAACGATGCGGAGGCTGCCCTTCTCGCATTACAAAAGAAATCATCTTCGGTCTCTGACGGTATTTCTAAGGAAGCGATCAAGAAAAGCCCCGACTCGTCCGCAGGAGAGGTGGTCCGAAGAGTTACAGGGATCACACTAGTAGGCGGTAAGTTCGTATTCGTTCGCGGTTTGGGTGAACGTTACTCTAACACAGAATTGAACGATACGTTAGTTCCTTCTACCGAGCCGGACAAACGTGTTGTTGCTTTGGATATCTTCCCCTCAGGTGTATTAAAGAACGTTCGGATCATTAAAACATTTATCCCTGAACTACCCGCAGAATTTTCCGGAGGTCTCGTAAAGATCGAGACCCAAGAATATCCTGAAGAGAAATTATTTAGTGTTTCGGTTGGAGCAGGGGGAAACTACAATACTACCGGTCATAAGTTCCTTAATATGAACCAAGGAAATATGTTAGGTGGGGTGAATGATAACCAAAAGAATCCTCTTGCGAATGTTCCGAATGCTTTACCGGTAGTTCCTGGTTCCATATTCGGAGGTATCAACCCTCAAGTGGTCCAAGCAAGTAGTGCGGAATTCAATCAAAAATGGACTCCGGATTCCGGACCTGCTCCTTTCGATAGAAACTTTTCGATCAACTACGGAGATACTTTTAAAGTAGGAGCAACTTCCCGTATCGGTGTCTTAGTAGGTTCAACTTACAATAGAAACTTTAGATTCAGACAGGAAGAATCGAATCGTTATTTAGGAGTTGCTGCAGTTCCGCTGTCTACAGCGGGTTCTACTCTAAATAAACTCCAGGACCAAAAAGCTGACCTCTATACGGAGGAGAGGAACTGGGGAAATAACATGAACCTTGCGTATGAGATCACTAAAGGCCAACAGGTCTTTATAAAGTCTCTATATACCCAGCAAGGGGAAGGAGTTGTTCGTGACGCAAACGGTAATGATTATATCAACTTGGCACACTTCAAAGCTTTGACAACCCAATATACAAGTAGCTTAATCCAACACCATACCTTAGGTGGAGACCATGCTCTAAATTGGTTTGGTGATCGCGCTCACAAGTTCGACTGGAGAGTAAATTACGCTCAAGCAGATAGAGACCAACCAAACCTACAGCAGCAGGTTTGGAGACAAGGAATTGGGAACCCAAATCCATATGATCTTACAAGATTAGGGGACTCTAACGATGGATCTAGATTCTTCTCCAACACAAGAGATACCTCGAGAACATTAAAATTAAATTATGAGATCCCTTTCGATCAGTGGTCAGGACTAAAGGCTTTACTCAAATTGGGAACCTATTCCATGTCCAGAGAGAAAGACTTTACGTTTTTCTGGTACGGACAAAAGCCCAACACGGCAATTGGACTGGAAAGATATCCGATCCCAGGAGAAATATATTCCAATCCACTCACCTTCTTGGATAATACTAACCAATTTTCGCAACAATTACCTGGGCAGTCGAATGCATATGCAGCTTCACAGAAATTGCAAGCATACTATAGCCAAGTGGATCTGCCAATCCTACCAAAGTTAAAAGTTTTATTCGGTATGCGCTACGAAGATAGCTACCAGAAAGTAAAAACCTATTATACTGGAAACACAACTAGTTTCTTAAATTTAGATTATGGATGCGATGTAAGTAACGATACCGTTAGAGTTGCATTGATCAGAAACAATATCTGCGATCAATTCAATAATGGGGTCGGAGAACTTAGGACTAAGGACCGCCTTCCATCCTTTAACTTGAACTGGGAAGTGGCAAAAGACCAAATCGTACGAGCAGCAGTTACTCAAACCTTGACAAGACCTGATCTAAGAGAATTATCTCCTTTCGGATTCACTCCTTATTATGGCGCGAACACAGTATTCGGTAACTCTTCATTACAAAGATCTTATATTCATAATTACGATCTGCGTTATGAATATTACTTAAACCCGACCGACTATGTTGGGGTAGGAGCATTCTTTAAGCAGATCTCAGATCCGATCGAGATGATCGGTCAGCCGGTTGCGGGAGGAATTAGCCAAAAATTCACCTTTGCTAATGCGCAACAGGCGACAATCCGAGGAGTCGAGTTCGACTTTAGAAAAGAATTAACTAGCTGGCTCCGTTTTGAAACGAATATGTTCTTCATCAAGTCCAGAGTGGATGTTCTTTCTTGGGAGCAATACATTGCAGTGCAATCGGGTTTAGTAGACACTTTTTCAAGAGTCGCTGCCTATAACCCTACGAACCTATCCAGACCTCTGCAAGGCCAGTCCCCATTCGTATTCAACCTCAGATTTGATTTTTTCTTAAACGAGAAAAAGACACAAGCGATAGGGGTTTACTATAACTACTTTGCAGACAGGCTCTATGCAGTAGGTGCAAACTATTTACCAGATGCTTACGAAAGAGCCGTTGGTTTGACGGACGTGGTTTATACTGCGAAAAGAGGAGATCACCTTGAGTTCAAGGTTTCTGCTCAGAATATTTTCGATACAAGATATCGTGTATATCAGAAGAATGAGCTAACTGGAGAGAAGGATCTTTTCCTTTCATATAGAACAGGGGTGAGCTACTCTTTCCAAGCTACTTATAAGTTGTAA
- a CDS encoding LIMLP_04285 family protein yields the protein MITRTIITISIFLICLGNLSADTVTNTKTKEVIENVKTSQTEQGVIVEFEDGSRRGFDRTSVTVEAKPVEWKQKEQENYPDKERYTDYAIFGGIFLVILLLP from the coding sequence ATGATTACGAGAACTATTATTACAATTTCAATTTTTCTAATATGTTTGGGGAACCTTTCTGCAGACACAGTGACCAATACTAAAACCAAAGAAGTGATTGAGAACGTAAAAACCTCTCAGACAGAACAAGGTGTGATCGTTGAGTTCGAAGACGGCTCTCGTAGAGGTTTTGACAGAACGTCCGTTACTGTAGAAGCCAAACCTGTCGAGTGGAAACAAAAGGAACAGGAAAACTATCCTGATAAAGAAAGATACACTGATTATGCAATTTTCGGCGGGATCTTCTTGGTAATACTACTTTTACCCTAA
- a CDS encoding putative bifunctional diguanylate cyclase/phosphodiesterase, whose protein sequence is MSLNGLNFYSYLSRIRILKTYSGKIMLVAFIGTHVPLITLLLFFVLSTVQDGPTAFKILGIALVATLAGTAATLLALHKLLAPVFLTSKSLNRYLSERELPDLPTTFQDEAGSLMKDTVTAVRKLDELIHYMANYDGLSGLPNRDLFLERLSNSLHELSMREEILSFPILSLEATHLKQIRSNFGAHMGDLYLRALVQKLETMLGPETVLARTGDGEFSFFPLPSSSQILETDSEIWAGKIQNGVSSPLNVVDQQISSEIQIGISVFPYDGKSSDQLLWKSETALNQAKISRTSKIQTYSSEWKERMKEKYLLGKDLKLAISKNQLFIQYQPRIEVQTGKKISAEALLRWNHPEYGIISPTIFIPIAEESGIIGEMGEWVLSKSMEDLGNWKKRGLPPIRISVNLSAKQLEDKNITKKVLDILEKNSLSVEDLELEITESSLITNIQSALEILGDLHSWGISLALDDFGTGYSSLSYLSKIPLKTLKVDQSFVRKILTDPNSLAISKTIVALGKSLGLRITAEGVETEVQMRKIKDLGCDEAQGYFLSKPIPLEELEKFVQT, encoded by the coding sequence ATGAGTCTTAACGGATTAAATTTCTATTCCTATCTCAGTCGTATCCGAATTCTTAAAACCTATTCCGGTAAGATTATGCTGGTGGCGTTTATAGGGACCCATGTCCCTTTGATCACACTTTTATTATTCTTCGTATTATCAACGGTCCAAGACGGTCCAACCGCTTTTAAAATTTTAGGGATCGCTCTTGTGGCAACTCTCGCAGGGACGGCCGCCACTCTTCTTGCATTACATAAACTTTTAGCCCCGGTATTTCTTACTTCTAAGTCTTTGAATCGATATCTGAGCGAACGTGAACTCCCGGATCTGCCCACTACATTCCAAGACGAAGCCGGTTCTTTAATGAAGGATACGGTAACCGCCGTACGTAAGTTAGATGAGCTCATACATTATATGGCAAACTATGACGGGCTTTCAGGATTACCGAACCGGGATCTATTCTTAGAAAGATTGAGTAACTCTCTTCATGAACTTTCGATGAGAGAAGAAATATTAAGTTTTCCTATTCTTTCTTTAGAAGCGACTCATTTAAAACAGATCCGATCCAATTTTGGTGCACATATGGGAGATCTTTATTTAAGAGCGTTGGTCCAAAAATTAGAGACTATGCTCGGACCAGAAACAGTTCTTGCAAGAACTGGAGATGGAGAATTCTCATTCTTTCCTTTACCCTCTTCTTCTCAAATTTTAGAAACAGATTCAGAGATCTGGGCGGGGAAGATACAGAACGGCGTATCCTCTCCTCTAAACGTAGTAGACCAACAGATCTCTTCCGAGATACAAATTGGAATTTCTGTATTTCCCTACGATGGAAAATCGTCCGATCAACTTTTATGGAAATCGGAGACTGCATTAAACCAGGCAAAAATTTCGAGAACTTCTAAGATCCAAACCTATTCTTCCGAATGGAAGGAAAGAATGAAGGAAAAGTATCTACTCGGAAAGGACCTAAAACTTGCAATTTCTAAAAACCAGCTCTTTATCCAATACCAACCAAGGATAGAAGTACAAACCGGCAAAAAGATCTCTGCAGAAGCCTTACTTAGATGGAATCATCCCGAATACGGCATCATTTCCCCTACTATCTTTATACCGATCGCAGAAGAAAGTGGGATCATTGGTGAGATGGGGGAATGGGTTCTTTCCAAATCTATGGAAGACCTAGGAAATTGGAAAAAGAGAGGACTTCCTCCTATCCGTATCTCAGTGAATTTATCTGCAAAACAGTTGGAAGATAAGAATATCACCAAAAAGGTCTTGGACATACTAGAAAAGAATTCTTTGAGTGTAGAAGATCTGGAGCTTGAGATCACCGAATCCAGTCTGATTACAAATATTCAATCCGCTTTGGAAATTTTGGGAGACCTACATTCTTGGGGAATTTCACTCGCTTTGGACGATTTCGGAACCGGATATTCCAGCCTTTCTTATTTGAGTAAGATCCCGCTCAAAACCTTAAAAGTGGACCAATCCTTTGTACGCAAAATCCTAACAGACCCGAATTCATTAGCGATTTCCAAAACGATCGTCGCATTGGGAAAAAGTTTAGGCTTAAGGATCACTGCAGAAGGTGTGGAAACCGAAGTTCAAATGCGAAAGATCAAAGATCTAGGCTGCGACGAAGCACAAGGATATTTCTTAAGTAAACCTATTCCTTTGGAAGAGTTAGAGAAATTCGTCCAAACCTAA